One Setaria italica strain Yugu1 chromosome II, Setaria_italica_v2.0, whole genome shotgun sequence DNA segment encodes these proteins:
- the LOC101776818 gene encoding L-ascorbate oxidase homolog, with translation MAGGNAGAAAAAAARLVFSFMGLLVPLLVAGDDPYRFFTWTVTYGDIYPLGVKQQGILINNQFPGPQIEAVTNDNLIINVFNKLNEPFLLSWSGLQQRRNSFEDGVAGTTCPIPPGGNFTYIMQAKDQIGTYYYFPSLAFHKAAGGFGGIRVLSRPQIPVPFPPPAADYTVLIGDWYKANHTDLRYMLDSGKALGFPDGLLINGRSWNGYTFTVEPGRTYRFRISNVGLATSLNIRFQGHTMKLVEVEGSHTMQTTYSSLDVHLGQSYSVLLTADQPGFDYAVVVSTRFTTKIISTTAVLHYTNSAGKAPGPLPGGPTIQIDWSLNQARSIRWNLTASGPRPNPQGSYHYGLVPVTRTIRLANSAAIINGKQRYAVNSVSYVSPDTPLKVADYYKIGGVFSVGTIADSPSYGSAYLQTSVMGANYRDYVEVVFENNEDEVQSWHIDGYAFWVVGMDGGKWSPASRQGYNLRDGVSRYTVQVYPRSWTAIYMPLDNVGMWNVRSENWARQYLGQQFYLRVWTPSTSFRDEYPIPKNALLCGRAAGRRTRPL, from the exons ATGGCAGGCGGCAatgccggtgccgccgccgccgccgccgctcgcctcgtCTTCTCCTTCATGGGCTTGCTCGTGCCGCTGCtggtcgccggcgacgacccCTACCGGTTCTTCACGTGGACGGTGACCTACGGCGACATCTACCCGCTCGGCGTCAAGCAGCAG GGGATCCTGATCAACAACCAGTTCCCGGGGCCGCAGATCGAGGCGGTCACCAACGACAACCTCATCATCAACGTCTTCAACAAGCTCAACGAGCCGTTCCTCCTCTCCTG GAGCGGCCTCCAGCAGCGGCGGAACTCGTTCGAGGACGGCGTGGCCGGGACGACGTGCCCGATCCCACCGGGCGGCAACTTCACGTACATCATGCAGGCCAAGGACCAGATCGGCACCTACTACTACTTCCCCTCGCTCGCCTTCCACAAGGCCGCCGGCGGCTTCGGCGGCATCCGCGTCCTCAGCCGCCCCCAGATCCCCGTCCccttcccgccgcccgccgccgactACACCGTCCTCATCGGCGACTGGTACAAGGCCAACCACACC GATCTGAGGTACATGCTTGATAGCGGCAAGGCGCTCGGCTTCCCTGACGGCCTCCTCATCAACGGCCGGAGTTGGAACGGTTACACCTTCACCGTCGAGCCTG GCCGGACGTACCGTTTCCGGATCAGCAACGTGGGCCTGGCGACCTCCCTGAACATCCGTTTCCAGGGCCACACCATGAagctggtggaggtggagggctCCCACACCATGCAGACCACCTACTCGTCCCTGGACGTGCACCTCGGCCAGTCCTACTCCGTGCTCCTCACCGCCGACCAGCCCGGCTTCGACtacgccgtcgtcgtctccacGCGCTTCACCACCAAGATCatctccaccaccgccgtccTCCACTACACCAACTCCGCCGGCAAGGCTCCCGGGCCCCTCCCCGGCGGCCCCACCATCCAGATCGACTGGTCCCTCAACCAGGCCCGCTCCATCAG GTGGAACCTGACGGCGAGCGGGCCGCGGCCCAACCCGCAGGGCTCGTACCACTACGGCCTGGTGCCCGTGACCCGGACCATCAGGCTGGCCAACTCGGCGGCGATCATCAACGGCAAGCAGCGCTACGCGGTGAACAGCGTGTCGTACGTGAGCCCGGACACCCCGCTCAAGGTCGCCGACTACTACAAGATCGGCGGCGTCTTCTCGGTGGGCACCATCGCCGACAGCCCGAGCTACGGCAGCGCCTACCTGCAGACGTCGGTCATGGGGGCCAACTACAGGGACTACGTCGAGGTCGTGTTCGAGAACAACGAGGACGAGGTGCAGTCCTGGCACATCGACGGCTACGCCTTCTGGGTCGTTGG AATGGATGGGGGAAAATGGTCGCCGGCGAGCAGGCAGGGCTACAACTTGAGGGACGGCGTTTCCCGGTACACTGTTCAG GTTTACCCAAGATCATGGACGGCGATCTACATGCCCCTGGACAACGTGGGCATGTGGAACGTCCGGTCGGAGAACTGGGCCAGGCAGTACCTCGGCCAGCAGTTCTACCTCCGCGTCTGGACACCGTCGACGTCGTTCCGCGACGAGTACCCCATCCCCAAGAACGCGCTCCTCTGCGgccgggccgccggccgccggaccAGGCCGCTGtga